TTTCTTCTTTTTGCTTTTTGGGTTTATTCTCTTCTTCTTTGGCCTCTGGAGCTGCAACCTCTTGAGGTTTCTCTTCTTTTGGTGCTTTGGCTTTTTCCTCTTGTGGTTGGGGCTTTGGTTTTGGTTGCTCTTTTTGTGGTGTTACAGAGGCTTTTTCTTCAGATTGTACTGGGGCACCACTCATAATATATTCAGTAAGTTTTTCAGCCTCCTCAAAGGTTACAGTACTTTGTACTCCGCGTACCTTAAGCCCCATCTCTTTGGCTTTATCTAAAACATCTTTACTTTTGAGGCCTAATTCACTGGCTATCTCATGGATTCGCACTTTATCCATTATCAATAATCTCCTTTAACATTTTCAAAGCCGAGGCAGGATCTGTTTTACAGATTCGAGCGAGATTTTTAGAGAGGTTTTTATCCTCTAGGCAGGATTTGCATATATAAAAGCTTCTGCCAACTCCGCCATAGGCATATATCTTCTTCTCCTCACAGCGAAGTCTGCTGAGCTCGTCTTGATAAAATCGTTGTCTACAATTGATGCACATTCTTATCGGCTTTGACATTGGGACTAATTATATCAAAAAAATATGCGTAAAGAAATAGATGGAGTATTCTTACTCCTCTATTATGATCCCTTGATTGTCAAAATCCAAAATTTTAATAGCAAATTTGGAAAATCTATTTTGCAATTTGTATGCAAGAGGTTTTGCATCCTCTGCATATACCATATTGAAAAATGTAGAACCACTGCCTGAGAGCGTACTCATCAAAGCCCCATTTTGCAACGCTAGCTTTTGTACTTCAAAGAGTTCTGGCATTGCACGCATACGGATATCTTGGTGGAGTTTGTCTTTAGAGGCGATACGTAGCAGATCCCACTCCTCATTAAAGATAGCTGCTGTAAGAAGAGAGCTATGAGAGATATTAAAAACTGCATCACTCAAAGAGAGTTTACGAGGAAGTTTGGTGCGTGAATGGGAAGTAGAAATAGGTCTATTTGGTATAACAATAACAGCTTTGAGATTTTGAGGCATCTCTTTTTTTATACTATATACTCTACTGTTTTCAACAACAGCAGCATTGAAGCCTCCCATAACAGCAGGAGTTATATTATCGGGATGTGGCTCATAGCTCAAAGCCAAACTCAACAATCTTTGAGAAGATAGAGGAATACCAGCCATTGCATAAGCTGCAGCTATTGCACTTACAATAACTGCTGAGCTACTTCCTAGCCCTCGTGAAAGAGGTATTTTATTATAAAAAGTAAAGCGAAATTTCTCTTTTTTATCTACTAGATTACGGTAATGCTCATTAAAAATAGAGATAAAAATATTATTACCTTTGAGGCGAAAACTCTTTGAACCCTCCCCCTTTATAGAGATACTAAAAAATCTACTTCTTTTTATACTCACTTCATTACGCAAATCCAATGCTACACCCAGTGTATCAAATCCCGGCCCTAAATTTGCACTTGTTGCTGGTACACTTATAAACAATACTACGCCTTTACCGCAGGGATAACATAGAGTGGACTAGTCTCTTCTTCACTACACGCTAAATCTTGCAGATTTTGCGGCAATTGAAAACTGCTTTCCACTTCACCCTCTATTTTTTTTGTCACAATTTTACCATTTTCTTCTACAAAATAGAGGTTTCCTACAGCTTTTATTGGCTGGTGATTGTTAAATGCAAATCCACTACAACCAAAAAGTCTAATATTGCGAGCAATTTGGAGAGTCTTTAAGAAAATATAGACAAGTTTAATAGCCATAAAACTTCCTGGGCCTCTTGCAAAGTAGACACTCTTAATGGTATAACGCTGTAAGAGATTTTTAAAAATTTGCGGCAAAATATCGCTCGTCTTCTCCTCTTTGACTATAGTTTCTGTGAGCTTACCATCTTGATAAACTCCAACGAGGAGTGGTGAAGAGAGGCCAACTACGACAATATCTACATTACTCTTTTGCGTAGGCAGCCCCAAGCACAAATCCTTCTTCGTTTGTACCTTTTGTTTCAACTATTTCATAAGCATCAGGATTTGCAAGAAGTTGTTTTGTCAGAGCGTGGTTGAGTGCATGACTTCCTGCATACGCCTCATACTCGCCCATAATCGGACAACCAAGCAAAGAGAGATCACCTATTGCATCTAAAACTTTATGTCTTACAAACTCATCTGGATAGCGCAGACCTTCTGGATTGAGTACTCTGTTTTCATCAAGCACAATAGCATTTTCCAAACTTCCACCTCGTGCCAATCCAATACTACGCAGATACTGCACCTCTTTTAAAAACCCAAATGTTCTTGCTTTTGCAATCTCTTGAAGATATGCTTTTTTGCTAAATTCAAATCGTAAATACTCTTTACCAATTACAGGATGAGAAAAATCGATGGTAAAATCAAAAATCATAGAGTTTGAAGGTTTGAGTTTCACATACTTATTTTCTTCTCTCACCTCAATCTCTTTTGTAATTTTTAACACTTTTTTAGAAGCATTGAGTGTAGCAATTCCAGCCTCATCTAGCAGCATACAATAGCTCATTGCGCTTCCGTCCATTATAGGAACCTCATCATTATCCAAAATAATGAGGAGATTGTCGATCCCATAGCTATATACTGCACTCATGAGATGCTCAATAGTGGAGATACTCTCGTCCCTCTTTCCAATTACAGTAGCCATTTTTGTATCGACAACGCTATCTGGATGGAGAGGAATATAGAGATTTTTATCTTTTCTATAAAATATAATTCCTTCTCCTGCGCCAAGAGGCTCTAAGCGCATTTTGACAGGAACTCCTCTATGTAACCCGATACCGACTAATTCTACCGCTTTTTTGATTGTAGTCTCTTGCATCTCCATCCTTTATCTTACTACCATTTTAGCAAAATTATCTAGTGGTGTCTATTATCTTTTTGGCATCACGCAATATATCAGAAATGTTAACTTTAATCCATTTTTTATCCATCCATTCTGAAGGATGCACCTCTATACCTTGCACCAAGACACCAAAGTGAAGATGATCTCCTAAAGCCAGACCAGTATTTCCTGTTTTAGCTATCGTTTTGCCTCTTGGTACATGCTCGCCTTTTTTTACTAAAATGCTTGAACAGTGTCCATAGAGGGTATAAAGCCCTAGTCCGTGAGATATGATTGGCATATTGCCATATATGCCGTTATAGTCTGCAAAAACCACATCTCCAGCATTACTCGCCTTAATGGAAGCTCTTTTTACACTTGCAAGATCAAGCCCAAGATGGTAAGACTCACTAACCAACTTTCCATGATAATAGTAGTATCTATGTGTACCAAAACTAGCCACTGGTGCTGCATTTTTCAATGGGTAGAATGGCTTTAAAACAAATTTTTGCAACAATTTTTGCGGCACTTTTGATGTGAGAGTATGAATAAGCTTCTCATTTTGCTCTCGCAGCGTTTCATTGACAAATTTAAATTTCTCAATTAGATCCATCCCTTCTGTTTGCGGATAATCTTCTGCTAAAATCGAGACTTTTCCTTCCAAAAAGCTCTTTTTAAGATGAATGATACTCTTTTTATATCGCCTATTTTTTAAGTATAGCGGTATATGTATCTTTGCTCTGTTACCAGCTTTATCGTATGCCACAATATCAGCACGAAAACTCTTTTTCCATAAAGGCCAGGCAATGAGGGCAGCGTAGTAACCTTTTTTATAAAAAGGCTCAGCATAAAATTTTTTGCCAAAATTGGTTTGAATGTAAAACTCTTTAAGATTTTCATCTTTGCATCCAAAAACTACAAGCGCACTTCCACCTTTTAAAATAGCATAGGAGTTGGAAATGAGAGTAAGTTCAGGTCTTTTTGTATCAATATAAATCTTAACACTCTTCTTAGCACTATTACCCAAAAAATAGTTCCAATAGCTTCTATCACGTACCTCTATCTCAAGCTCAGCCTTTTTGGAAGGAAACTCCATGTCTGCAGGTGCTTTAAGCTGGAGTTCTACCTCTTTTTTAGGAGTGTTAAGTATCTGCTTTTCAAGTGTTTTCTTTTGCTTTCCATTACTTATGACAACTGTATACTCTTTAATAGCTTCATTATCTGTAAGCTTTATTTGAATAGGTTTTTTAAGATTCCAATAGATCTTATCGGAAATTGCAATCGTTGGCTTTTCTCTCTCAAATGCTTTTGATGTAGAAATAAAATATGCCACTCCCCCAATAATTGCCACTACTGCTATAAAAAGATATAAACCCTTTTTACTTCTTCTCAATATCTAACTCCTTTGCTAATATGTCTAAAATATCTTCTTCTACTTTTTTAAAATCGTTTAAAGGCGATGTAAACCCTGCAGCCCGTTTGTGGCCACCCCCGCCAAAAACGAGGGCAATTTTTCCAACATCAACAAAATTTTTCGATCGCAGTGATACCTTGATATTTCCATTTTCTTCTTGGCGTAAAAGCATTGCTACTTCCACTGTTACAAGGCTTCTAGCCATATTGAGTGCATCATCAGCCATCTCTTTTGTTGCACCTGTAGTTTTGAGCATCTGTTGGGTAAGATATAAAATCGCAACTTTTGCATTGAGTCTTAGCGTTAACGTTTCTAATACAAGAGGAAGTAAACGAAGCTTCGCTAGAGGCTCTCGCATAGTAAGCTGATTTGCTACATATTCAGGCACTACTCCTATTTCGCAAAGCTCTTTTGCAAAAGCAAAAACATCTGCATTGACACTATCGTACTTGAAAAAGCCGGTATCATCCACTAAAGCAGTATAAAAACAGAGTGCACTCTCTTGCGAAATTTGTACACCGCACTCTTGTAAAAACCTATATACCACTTGAGAGGTTGCAGCAGCTTTAGGATCGATAATATTAAAATCTCCGTACAGCGTATTTGTACGATGATGGTCAAAATTAATAAGTGGCAGTTCCATTTTTGGAATTCCTAGCCTATCAAAACTCCCACAATCAAAACTTATGAGGAGCTCAGATTTAGGTGGTAAACTCTTTTTTATACTCTTAAATCCTGGTAAAAAATCGAGATTGTAAGGAAGTGGTGTGACATTCACAACTGTTGGCTTCTTGCCCATTTTCCGTAAAACATGGTACATCCCAAGAGCGCTACCGAGTGTATCAGCATCTGGATTGACATGGGTAAGAAGAGTGATATATGTTGCTTCTTCTATTCTCTTCCACGCCTCTTTCATAACTCAATCTTCATAGAGATATCTGGCCATACTGCTTGATGGACAATACTCCCACTACTTATAGCATCTATACCAGTATCGATATACTCTTTGATGTTTGCAGGTGTAATATTGCCGCTTGCTTCAATCAAAACATGAGAAAACTGCTCGTTGCGCAGCTCCACGACTCTTTTAATCTCTTCAATTTCCATATTATCACACATGATAATATCGGCTCCCGCTTCCATAGCCTCTTTTGCTCTTGCGAAACTTTCACACTCTATCTCTATTTTTGCTGTAAAGGGAATCGCTTTGCGCGCTTTTTGCACAAAGGAGCCAAGATCTTCTATTGTAGCTAAGTGGGTATCTTTAAGCATCAAACAATCATCTAGACCCATTCTATGATTTATTACTCCACCTATTCTTGCTGCATACTTTTCAAATACCCTTAGTCCAGGCCTTGTCTTTCTCGTATCCAAAACCTTGATTTTTCCACCACTGAGCTTCACAAACTCTTTCGCTTTTATTGCAATACCAGAGGCGTGTAAAATAGTATTGAGAAGACTACGCTCAGCTTTTAACAGAGCAATCGATTCTCCATACACATAAGCGATTATGTCACCCTCTCCAAATGCATCGCCATCATTTTTTTGCCATGAAACCTTGAGTCCAAGCTGTGCGGCAATTGCATCGGCATAAGGCTGCCCAGCTAAAACGCCCTCACTCTTTGCGACAATTTTTGCAGCAGCCTGTCGTGACTCCCCTACTCTTTCAAAGAGATCGCCTCTTCCTATATCTTCAGCAAGTACCGCTTTTGCAAACTCCTCTATTCCCATTACGCCTCCAGATACGCAAACATTCTCTCAAGAGCCACTTTTGCCCAGTGGATTGTCTCTTCATCAACATGGATCTCATTTATAGGATTGCCTTTTTGGATCTCAAGAAGAGTATTATAAACATCTTCGAGAGTCGTCTCATTCATTGTAGGACACTCTGGCTTTGTAGATGAGAGGACATAGGTATTTTTTGACCTCAGTCTATGCACAAGATTATACTCCGTGCCTACCGCA
The Nitratiruptor tergarcus DSM 16512 genome window above contains:
- a CDS encoding DUF448 domain-containing protein; translation: MSKPIRMCINCRQRFYQDELSRLRCEEKKIYAYGGVGRSFYICKSCLEDKNLSKNLARICKTDPASALKMLKEIIDNG
- the thrB gene encoding homoserine kinase, which gives rise to MFISVPATSANLGPGFDTLGVALDLRNEVSIKRSRFFSISIKGEGSKSFRLKGNNIFISIFNEHYRNLVDKKEKFRFTFYNKIPLSRGLGSSSAVIVSAIAAAYAMAGIPLSSQRLLSLALSYEPHPDNITPAVMGGFNAAVVENSRVYSIKKEMPQNLKAVIVIPNRPISTSHSRTKLPRKLSLSDAVFNISHSSLLTAAIFNEEWDLLRIASKDKLHQDIRMRAMPELFEVQKLALQNGALMSTLSGSGSTFFNMVYAEDAKPLAYKLQNRFSKFAIKILDFDNQGIIIEE
- the lpxC gene encoding UDP-3-O-acyl-N-acetylglucosamine deacetylase; translation: MQETTIKKAVELVGIGLHRGVPVKMRLEPLGAGEGIIFYRKDKNLYIPLHPDSVVDTKMATVIGKRDESISTIEHLMSAVYSYGIDNLLIILDNDEVPIMDGSAMSYCMLLDEAGIATLNASKKVLKITKEIEVREENKYVKLKPSNSMIFDFTIDFSHPVIGKEYLRFEFSKKAYLQEIAKARTFGFLKEVQYLRSIGLARGGSLENAIVLDENRVLNPEGLRYPDEFVRHKVLDAIGDLSLLGCPIMGEYEAYAGSHALNHALTKQLLANPDAYEIVETKGTNEEGFVLGAAYAKE
- a CDS encoding M23 family metallopeptidase, with product MRRSKKGLYLFIAVVAIIGGVAYFISTSKAFEREKPTIAISDKIYWNLKKPIQIKLTDNEAIKEYTVVISNGKQKKTLEKQILNTPKKEVELQLKAPADMEFPSKKAELEIEVRDRSYWNYFLGNSAKKSVKIYIDTKRPELTLISNSYAILKGGSALVVFGCKDENLKEFYIQTNFGKKFYAEPFYKKGYYAALIAWPLWKKSFRADIVAYDKAGNRAKIHIPLYLKNRRYKKSIIHLKKSFLEGKVSILAEDYPQTEGMDLIEKFKFVNETLREQNEKLIHTLTSKVPQKLLQKFVLKPFYPLKNAAPVASFGTHRYYYYHGKLVSESYHLGLDLASVKRASIKASNAGDVVFADYNGIYGNMPIISHGLGLYTLYGHCSSILVKKGEHVPRGKTIAKTGNTGLALGDHLHFGVLVQGIEVHPSEWMDKKWIKVNISDILRDAKKIIDTTR
- a CDS encoding DHH family phosphoesterase; protein product: MKEAWKRIEEATYITLLTHVNPDADTLGSALGMYHVLRKMGKKPTVVNVTPLPYNLDFLPGFKSIKKSLPPKSELLISFDCGSFDRLGIPKMELPLINFDHHRTNTLYGDFNIIDPKAAATSQVVYRFLQECGVQISQESALCFYTALVDDTGFFKYDSVNADVFAFAKELCEIGVVPEYVANQLTMREPLAKLRLLPLVLETLTLRLNAKVAILYLTQQMLKTTGATKEMADDALNMARSLVTVEVAMLLRQEENGNIKVSLRSKNFVDVGKIALVFGGGGHKRAAGFTSPLNDFKKVEEDILDILAKELDIEKK
- the nadC gene encoding carboxylating nicotinate-nucleotide diphosphorylase; amino-acid sequence: MGIEEFAKAVLAEDIGRGDLFERVGESRQAAAKIVAKSEGVLAGQPYADAIAAQLGLKVSWQKNDGDAFGEGDIIAYVYGESIALLKAERSLLNTILHASGIAIKAKEFVKLSGGKIKVLDTRKTRPGLRVFEKYAARIGGVINHRMGLDDCLMLKDTHLATIEDLGSFVQKARKAIPFTAKIEIECESFARAKEAMEAGADIIMCDNMEIEEIKRVVELRNEQFSHVLIEASGNITPANIKEYIDTGIDAISSGSIVHQAVWPDISMKIEL